The Raphanus sativus cultivar WK10039 chromosome 6, ASM80110v3, whole genome shotgun sequence sequence TGCTTTTAAATTCTCTTTTGTTATTTGTTgtcattaaaaggaaaaaagttGAGTACGTTGCATTGACAAAGCAATTTTAGGTTTACTTAGCCATTAAGAAGCCTTATACAACTTTAATAAAGAAGATAGAGAGGCTTAGAGCATGTTTATCAACAAAACCCACTTGAaggttcttattttttttaatcattaacgGTGGACCCCGTCGTGACCAGATCTTTCAATATGATCCCTCCATTTTCTCTCTGCTCATTCTTGTATCGACACGTGTATTAAGAACCTTTCCTTGCTTCTCCTAACTAAGATACATTCTttgtattttcttcttttgctttaattttttaatcttatttaatCTAAGATATGTTGTTAAGAACTACCTATAAACATGCTCTTATATAAAGAAGATGTCTATCACAACTTACACCTCCCCTCCTCTCTTTTCCCACCAAATTATCTTCTACTTGTGTGTTCacatagaaaaaaagaaagaaaaatggaTGGTCACACTGGTAAAGACATTGGTATGAAGAGAAGTGCTTCCGAGTTGGCTCTACAAGAGTTGCTAACTAAGTTTTTGTCCAGACAAGAATCTATTCTTGACACAAGCCCTCTAGACCCTTCTTTTGATCTCATGAACTGGGTTAGTCTTTGGTTTTCTTTCTTCAGTTGTCTCTCTTGTTCATATCACTTGTGTCTAGATCAAGAGCCAGAGATTGTACTAAGAGTCTTGGTCATTTTGTTGGTTGTAGGATTACACATGTGGTGAGATCAGAGATAGTCGTTTGAAGTCTGAGAGCTTGAATCCAGCTGGACTATTTCTTGATGCACAGTCTTCCATTTGCGGTATGTTCGAGcctttttctttaatttgaCTCCATGTGTTCTTCTTTTGTTGAAGTTGATATTAATGTTTAGTTGTTTGGCTCTCTTATCTGTAAAGAGAATCTGTCAGCTGATAGTCCAGTGTCAGCCAATAAACCTGAGGCTAAAAGAGCGGCTCGCGGAACCGTGAGTGTATATACTGATGATCACTCTGATGAAGAAGATGCGGAGACAGAAGCTGGCCAGTCTGAAATGACTAATGATCCCAATGATGTGAAACGTATTAGAAGGTATGTGAAAAGTTAGATGTGAAACACAAAGAGAGAGACATATATTAGAAGGTGATCACTGTTTTTTTCTGTGAACTCAGGATGTACTCAAACAGGATATCAGCAAGGCGTTCAAGGCAAAGGAAGCAAGAACAGCTGGCAGATCTTGAATCTCAGGTAAGGTTAACAAATAGCTGTTCAAGAGTTGTGTGTTTGATGGTGTGACCTTATGCTTTCTTGAAGGTTGACTCATTGAAAGGAGTGAACTCAACACTCTACAAGCAACTTATAGACGCAACACAACAGTTTCGTACTGCTGGAACAAATAACAGAGTTCTCAAATCAGATGTTGAAACCTTGAGAGTCAAGGTATCATCAATCACTTGTACTTTCATTAACCAAAGTAATAAGTGGAACATGCtaagatttagatttaaaaaaaaaaaaaaaagtttagattAACTTACAGGTGAAACTAGCTGAAGATTTGATAGCTAGAGGTTCCCTCACTAGCAGCTTGAATCAGCTTCTACAAACTCATCTAAGTCCACCACCACATTCCATCAACAGTCTGCACTACACAGGAAATAATACCTCACCGGCCATTACAGTCCACAGTGACCATTCTCTGTTCCCTGGAATCACCATCTCTGGACAGAACTCAAGCCCTGGACTTGGTAATGTATCCAGCGAAGCTGTTAGCTGCGTCTCAGATATCTGGCCATAAGTGTCTCTTTATTCACAATATGTAGTGATCACTCTGCAAATTTCATGTATGTGTTTCACTATAGAACTAGAAACATATAAATGAAATCTACGTTTGGTTAGCTAAACTCAAGTTCCGTTTACAAGACTCACAGCTCCACGAAACTTCATATTCCgagttgatgacaaaaaaaaaaagttaaatgtaATTTAGGTGGTCCAAATCAGACCGATTTAAAATTGgacataaatcaataaaataatatttttataaaattgtatgtAAATATAACATTctgttaaaattataaaatgatttcatatatacagtttatataaaatataaataacatattgtATTATCTGTTTTATATCTATAATGAAatttattcttattttcttaaactttcataatattttgataatgcatatttaatatataaattttaaatttataaaatttgatgaaTATATTAATAGTGAAATCAACTACTTTTCttgttttgcaaaaaaaaatgtattctaaaatacagaaatagtttttttgtaaattaataaaatgctATAATTCTAACATTATTAATTggaaaattgtcttttaaatcttgaattttcaaatttagtttaaaaaggCCTGAACTATTGCTTGGACCATTTAAGGCACAAACTTATTTTGACAAACCGTTTAAAGCCTAGAATTAATTTGACTAAGCCATATTCAATACGTCGTTATCTCAGCTAACGACACGATTAAACGGCGTTAACTTCCGTTTACTGTTCCCGATAACCTAAGCTACGTCgttttgaaattagaaaaatCCCTAAATTTCTATCTTCTCAAAATTGCAATCCCTAATTCCCCAAATAAAAAACCCAATCACTTCCGAGTTTCTGTTCAAGAGCCCTTGCTTCACAATCAACTACTCTTGTTTCACGAGCCTCGGCTCCACTTCTGTCACTCATTGATTCagcatctttcttcttttttcgtCGATAAGATAATT is a genomic window containing:
- the LOC108811473 gene encoding LOW QUALITY PROTEIN: basic leucine zipper 9-like (The sequence of the model RefSeq protein was modified relative to this genomic sequence to represent the inferred CDS: deleted 2 bases in 1 codon), with product MSITTYTSPPLFSHQIIFYLCVHIEKERKMDGHTGKDIGMKRSASELALQELLTKFLSRQESILDTSPLDPSFDLMNWDYTCGEIRDSRLKSESLNPAGLFLDAQSSICENLSADSPVSANKPEAKRAARGTVSVYTDDHSDEEDAETEAGQSEMTNDPNDVKRIRRMYSNRISARRSRQRKQEQLADLESQVDSLKGVNSTLYKQLIDATQQFRTAGTNNRVLKSDVETLRVKVKLAEDLIARGSLTSSLNQLLQTHLSPPPHSINSLHYTGNNTSPAITVHSDHSLFPGITISGQNSSPGLGNVSSEAVSCVSDIWP